A single region of the Latilactobacillus curvatus JCM 1096 = DSM 20019 genome encodes:
- the rpsB gene encoding 30S ribosomal protein S2 encodes MAVLSMKQLLEAGVHFGHQTRRWNPKMKKFIFTERNGIYIIDLQKTVRMVDDAYDFVKEEAANEGVFLFVGTKKQAQDAIAEESVRAGQYFVNHRWLGGTLTNWDTIQKRIKRLKEIKAMDEDGTFDRLPKKEVALLKKQQEKLEKFLGGIEDMPRIPDVMFVVDPRKERIAIKEAQKLNIPVVAMVDTNSDPDDIDVIIPSNDDAIRAVRLITAKMADAIIEGRQGEDDVEEATFAAENKSVDSMEEIVEAVEGDNDTNTDAK; translated from the coding sequence ATGGCTGTATTGTCAATGAAACAATTATTAGAAGCGGGTGTTCACTTCGGTCACCAAACACGTCGTTGGAACCCAAAAATGAAGAAATTTATCTTTACTGAAAGAAATGGTATCTACATCATCGACTTGCAAAAGACAGTTCGCATGGTTGACGATGCTTATGACTTCGTTAAAGAAGAAGCTGCTAATGAAGGTGTATTCTTATTCGTTGGTACTAAGAAACAAGCACAAGATGCAATTGCTGAAGAATCAGTACGTGCAGGCCAATACTTTGTAAACCACCGTTGGTTAGGTGGGACTTTGACTAACTGGGACACAATCCAAAAACGGATCAAACGTCTTAAAGAAATCAAAGCAATGGACGAAGATGGTACATTCGATCGTTTACCTAAGAAAGAAGTTGCCTTGTTGAAGAAACAACAAGAAAAACTCGAAAAATTCTTAGGCGGTATCGAAGATATGCCTCGCATCCCAGACGTAATGTTCGTTGTTGATCCTCGTAAAGAACGCATTGCTATCAAGGAAGCACAAAAATTAAATATCCCAGTCGTTGCTATGGTTGATACTAACTCAGATCCTGATGATATTGATGTTATTATCCCATCAAACGATGACGCTATCCGCGCTGTTCGTTTAATCACAGCTAAAATGGCTGATGCTATCATCGAAGGCCGTCAAGGTGAAGATGATGTTGAAGAAGCTACATTTGCTGCAGAAAACAAATCAGTAGACTCAATGGAAGAAATCGTTGAAGCAGTTGAAGGCGACAACGATACTAACACTGACGCTAAATAG
- a CDS encoding lysophospholipid acyltransferase family protein produces the protein MFFSFARFIVRILAWLLNGNLKVENKEALPEGTYVLVGPHRTWWDPIFFALAASPRKFTFMAKEELFKNPILRFILTHANAFPVNRTNPGPSAIKTPVKALRSKELSLIMFPTGSRYSSELKGGAVVIAKMARVPLVPAVYQGPLKFSDVLKRKKITIRFGEPIPIDPKLKLNEENLEIVNHQMQAAFDQIDHEINPDFKYELPDKK, from the coding sequence ATGTTTTTCTCATTTGCACGTTTTATCGTCCGCATTTTAGCCTGGTTATTGAATGGCAATTTGAAGGTCGAAAATAAAGAAGCCCTGCCCGAAGGGACTTATGTTTTAGTTGGCCCGCACCGGACTTGGTGGGATCCAATCTTCTTCGCACTTGCTGCTAGTCCCCGAAAGTTCACGTTCATGGCTAAAGAAGAACTCTTTAAAAACCCAATTTTACGCTTCATCTTAACCCACGCAAACGCATTTCCTGTGAACCGAACAAATCCTGGTCCATCGGCGATTAAAACGCCAGTAAAAGCCCTTCGCTCAAAAGAACTTTCGTTAATCATGTTCCCCACTGGTAGCCGCTATTCAAGCGAACTTAAAGGCGGCGCGGTCGTAATTGCCAAGATGGCGCGGGTCCCACTCGTACCAGCAGTCTACCAAGGACCATTAAAATTCTCTGATGTTTTAAAACGGAAAAAGATTACGATTCGTTTTGGTGAACCAATCCCAATCGATCCGAAATTAAAACTCAACGAAGAAAACTTAGAAATCGTCAATCATCAAATGCAAGCTGCATTTGACCAAATTGACCACGAAATTAACCCTGATTTTAAATATGAACTACCTGATAAAAAATAA
- a CDS encoding cation transporting ATPase C-terminal domain-containing protein — protein sequence MLSLQILVQNLLYDVAQLWLPWDRVAEDQLRQPTQWATKGLLKSAFILGPLSSMVDILTFAILWFGFGLQTSAQQGAFQASWFVVGLLTQMLVVYVLRTPASPFKDHANWRVYLGSLISLLIGGILVLTPLRQAVDFQAIPTQFGWIAVALVTVYLLVTNAVKNLTR from the coding sequence ATGTTGTCACTGCAAATTCTTGTCCAGAATTTACTGTATGATGTCGCCCAACTCTGGTTACCTTGGGATCGGGTTGCTGAAGATCAATTGCGCCAACCAACACAGTGGGCAACTAAAGGCTTACTGAAGAGTGCGTTTATTCTAGGACCGTTGAGCTCAATGGTTGATATTTTAACGTTTGCGATTCTCTGGTTTGGATTTGGCCTGCAAACATCAGCTCAACAGGGGGCTTTCCAAGCGAGTTGGTTCGTCGTTGGTTTATTGACGCAGATGCTAGTGGTTTATGTATTACGGACACCAGCATCACCGTTCAAGGATCACGCAAATTGGCGTGTTTACTTGGGGAGTTTAATCAGTTTGTTAATTGGAGGTATTCTGGTATTGACACCGCTTAGACAAGCCGTTGATTTCCAAGCGATTCCAACACAATTTGGCTGGATTGCAGTGGCATTAGTTACGGTCTATCTATTGGTGACGAATGCGGTTAAGAATTTAACGCGTTAA
- the frr gene encoding ribosome recycling factor, giving the protein MANPILDEAKASMEKAEASLQRTLGQIRAGRANASLVNRVNVEYYGAMTPLNQIAAITVPEARVLLITPYDKGALEDIEKALYTADLGISPANDGSVIRLVIPQLTGERRKEIAKEVGKEAEIGKVAIRNARRDAMDSLKKAEKASEISEDEMHDLEEQVQKLTNEATKKIDEIAKNKEKEITEG; this is encoded by the coding sequence ATGGCAAATCCAATTTTAGATGAAGCAAAAGCAAGCATGGAAAAAGCAGAAGCTTCATTACAAAGAACATTAGGCCAAATTCGTGCTGGTCGCGCGAATGCAAGCTTGGTCAACCGCGTGAATGTTGAGTATTACGGTGCAATGACACCACTTAACCAAATCGCCGCAATTACAGTCCCAGAAGCACGGGTCTTGTTGATTACCCCTTATGACAAGGGTGCGCTTGAAGATATCGAAAAAGCTCTTTATACAGCTGATTTAGGGATTTCACCAGCCAACGATGGCTCAGTAATCCGTTTAGTAATTCCACAATTAACTGGTGAACGTCGGAAGGAAATTGCTAAAGAAGTTGGTAAAGAAGCTGAAATCGGCAAAGTTGCCATCAGAAATGCACGTCGTGATGCAATGGACAGCTTGAAAAAAGCTGAAAAAGCAAGCGAGATTAGTGAAGATGAAATGCATGATTTAGAAGAACAAGTTCAAAAATTGACGAATGAAGCAACGAAGAAGATTGACGAAATCGCCAAGAACAAAGAAAAAGAAATCACAGAAGGTTAA
- a CDS encoding alpha/beta hydrolase produces MKKRRWLKWSLISVVVLVVVALFGATMYMYQYAFVPGQKSFLNGGKPTKVYQDNQRWLKNVKQSKWHQQSATDDLKLAAIYVPATKPTNKIILVAHGYMGKKEDMARYIHMYHDLGYNVLAPDDRAAGESEGDAIGYGWTDRLDYVKWAQKIVATNGQDSQIALFGVSMGGATVMFTAGEKLPKQVKAVIEDCGYNSIADELAYQLNDLFGLPKFPLFYTTNWMARVRAGYNFNDGDTAKSLANSKLPIFMIHGDQDKFVPTKMVYTNYKAAHAPKQLWVVPGAAHGEALATDPTTYRNKVAQFLNEYLQ; encoded by the coding sequence ATGAAGAAAAGACGCTGGCTGAAATGGTCGTTAATTAGCGTTGTTGTCTTAGTGGTGGTAGCACTATTTGGTGCCACTATGTATATGTATCAATACGCATTTGTACCGGGGCAAAAATCATTTTTAAATGGTGGTAAGCCAACGAAAGTCTATCAAGACAATCAACGTTGGTTAAAAAATGTTAAACAATCAAAGTGGCATCAACAATCTGCCACAGATGATTTAAAATTGGCGGCAATTTATGTGCCAGCAACAAAACCTACGAACAAAATAATTTTAGTTGCGCACGGCTATATGGGTAAAAAAGAGGATATGGCACGCTATATTCACATGTATCACGATCTTGGCTACAACGTTCTCGCGCCGGATGACCGTGCAGCAGGTGAATCGGAAGGCGATGCCATTGGCTATGGTTGGACGGATCGCTTGGATTACGTCAAGTGGGCCCAAAAAATTGTCGCTACCAACGGACAGGATAGTCAAATTGCCCTTTTCGGGGTCAGCATGGGTGGCGCGACCGTCATGTTTACCGCGGGTGAAAAATTACCTAAGCAGGTGAAAGCGGTGATTGAAGATTGTGGGTATAATAGCATCGCTGACGAACTCGCTTACCAACTAAACGATCTCTTTGGATTGCCGAAATTCCCGTTATTTTACACAACGAATTGGATGGCACGGGTTCGCGCCGGCTATAACTTTAATGATGGCGATACTGCTAAGAGTTTAGCTAACTCGAAATTGCCAATCTTCATGATCCATGGCGATCAAGATAAATTTGTACCAACCAAAATGGTGTATACAAATTACAAAGCGGCGCATGCACCTAAACAACTCTGGGTGGTTCCGGGGGCAGCTCATGGTGAAGCCTTGGCTACAGATCCAACAACCTATCGTAATAAAGTTGCGCAATTTTTAAATGAATATCTTCAATAA
- the pyrH gene encoding UMP kinase — translation MSNTKYKRIVLKVSGEALAGDQGFGINPEIVKVVANEIKSVHDLGVQIAIVCGGGNIWRGVTGEQMGMERAQADYMGMMATVMNALALQDNLESIGVPTRVQTSIEMRQIAEPYIRRKAVRHLEKGRVVIFAGGTGNPYFSTDTTAALRAAEIDADVILMAKNNVDGVYSADPNTDSSAVKFDTLTHLDIINKGLQVMDSTASTLSMDNDIPLVVFNLNEPNNIKKVVEGANIGTTIEGGE, via the coding sequence ATGTCAAATACAAAATACAAACGCATCGTCTTAAAAGTGAGTGGTGAAGCACTTGCTGGCGACCAAGGTTTCGGAATTAACCCTGAAATTGTTAAAGTAGTCGCAAACGAAATCAAATCAGTTCACGATTTAGGGGTTCAAATTGCCATTGTCTGTGGCGGTGGGAACATCTGGCGTGGTGTGACTGGTGAACAAATGGGCATGGAACGTGCGCAAGCCGATTATATGGGCATGATGGCAACGGTCATGAATGCTTTAGCTTTACAAGATAACTTAGAGAGCATTGGTGTCCCAACGCGTGTGCAAACATCAATTGAAATGCGTCAAATCGCAGAACCTTATATCCGTCGGAAGGCTGTTCGTCATTTAGAAAAAGGCCGCGTTGTGATTTTTGCTGGTGGGACAGGGAACCCTTACTTCTCAACAGATACAACGGCTGCATTACGAGCTGCTGAAATTGATGCAGATGTGATCTTGATGGCTAAGAACAACGTTGATGGTGTTTACTCTGCTGATCCTAACACTGATTCAAGTGCCGTTAAATTCGACACATTAACACATTTAGATATTATCAACAAAGGCTTGCAAGTGATGGATTCAACTGCAAGTACTTTATCAATGGACAATGATATCCCATTGGTAGTCTTCAACTTAAACGAACCAAACAATATCAAAAAAGTTGTTGAAGGTGCCAACATCGGGACAACGATCGAAGGAGGAGAATAA
- a CDS encoding GNAT family N-acetyltransferase gives MQPKLVVDQHIHLQPVTEADAPALFQLVDQNRVNLDTWLPWVGDIESVADELGFLKYAQQQMANQELWMATIWDDHQLVGTIDVHNIDDLNRAGEVGYWLDEAFRGRGVMHRALAAIEQYAASELELDQLSIIAAHENVASQQVALKAGYRAVETVSGVTSVSHQPQDATRYQKQLGGM, from the coding sequence ATGCAACCTAAGTTAGTTGTCGATCAACACATTCATTTACAACCTGTGACGGAAGCGGATGCGCCGGCGTTATTTCAGTTAGTGGATCAAAATCGCGTCAATCTCGATACTTGGTTACCATGGGTGGGCGATATCGAATCAGTGGCCGATGAACTTGGCTTTTTAAAATATGCGCAACAACAAATGGCAAACCAGGAACTTTGGATGGCAACGATTTGGGATGACCACCAGTTAGTTGGTACGATTGATGTCCACAATATTGACGACTTGAATCGTGCGGGTGAAGTTGGCTATTGGTTAGATGAAGCTTTCCGCGGACGAGGTGTCATGCATCGCGCACTAGCCGCCATTGAACAATACGCGGCCAGTGAATTGGAACTTGACCAGTTGAGTATCATTGCTGCACACGAAAACGTGGCGAGTCAGCAAGTCGCGCTAAAAGCGGGCTATCGAGCGGTTGAAACAGTGAGTGGCGTTACCTCAGTGAGCCACCAACCACAAGATGCAACCCGTTATCAGAAACAATTGGGCGGCATGTAA
- the tsf gene encoding translation elongation factor Ts, protein MAEIKAAQVMELRKKTGVGIMDAKKALVESNGDVAQAIDALREKGMAKAAKKSDRIAAEGLAGIAIDGNTAAIVEVNSETDFVASNDQFKALLKDIAETIAKNKPADMAAAEALPMGEGTIASSVINLTAVIGEKISFRRFELVEKNDGDHFGAYLHNGGQIASLVTLEGADDEAAHDVAMHVSAVNPQYVSREDVPAETLDHEREVLTEETKNEGKPENIIPKIVEGRVNKFLSEISLNDQAFIKDSDQTVAQFVASKNGSVKGFVRFTVGEGIEKKENNFVDEVMGQIK, encoded by the coding sequence ATGGCTGAAATTAAAGCTGCTCAAGTAATGGAATTACGTAAGAAAACTGGCGTTGGGATCATGGACGCTAAAAAAGCCCTTGTAGAAAGTAACGGCGACGTTGCTCAAGCAATCGATGCTTTACGTGAAAAAGGGATGGCAAAGGCTGCTAAGAAGAGCGACCGCATTGCTGCTGAAGGTTTAGCAGGCATCGCCATCGATGGTAACACTGCTGCAATCGTTGAAGTGAACTCAGAAACTGACTTCGTTGCTTCAAACGATCAATTCAAAGCTTTATTGAAAGATATTGCTGAAACAATCGCTAAAAACAAACCAGCTGACATGGCAGCTGCAGAAGCATTACCAATGGGCGAAGGCACAATTGCTAGCTCAGTAATCAACTTAACTGCTGTTATCGGCGAAAAGATCAGCTTCCGTCGTTTCGAATTAGTTGAAAAAAATGATGGCGATCACTTTGGCGCATACCTACACAATGGTGGCCAAATCGCTTCATTAGTTACTTTAGAAGGTGCTGACGATGAAGCAGCTCATGACGTTGCAATGCACGTTTCAGCTGTTAACCCTCAATACGTTTCTCGTGAAGATGTTCCTGCTGAAACATTGGATCACGAACGTGAAGTATTAACTGAAGAAACAAAGAACGAAGGCAAACCAGAAAACATCATTCCTAAGATCGTTGAAGGCCGTGTTAACAAGTTCTTGTCAGAAATCAGCTTGAACGACCAAGCTTTCATCAAAGACTCAGATCAAACTGTTGCACAATTTGTTGCATCTAAGAACGGTAGCGTTAAAGGTTTCGTTCGTTTCACAGTTGGTGAAGGGATCGAGAAAAAAGAAAATAACTTTGTTGATGAAGTCATGGGCCAAATCAAATAA
- a CDS encoding tRNA1(Val) (adenine(37)-N6)-methyltransferase, with protein sequence MLKADERIDQLFRLDIQIIQSPSVFSYSMDAVLLADFAQLPKRGTIVDLCAGNGAVGLFMSPKTNGQIIGVELQERLADMAQRSIELNDLTDQVTMLNMDLKDVNTKIHKDSVDIVTCNPPYFKVEPNSQKNPNQHLALARHEIATDLRTVVQTMSGLLKMNGKGYLVHRPERFLEICDELRAARMEPKRVRFVYPKAGKEANMVLIEAVKDGKKGGLRMLPELTIYDQDSHYTPEMRTKLFMADND encoded by the coding sequence ATGTTAAAAGCAGATGAGCGAATTGACCAATTATTTCGCTTAGATATTCAGATTATTCAAAGCCCATCCGTCTTTTCCTATTCGATGGATGCGGTGTTGTTAGCCGACTTTGCCCAGTTACCAAAACGCGGGACGATTGTCGATTTGTGCGCAGGCAATGGGGCGGTTGGATTATTCATGAGTCCCAAAACAAATGGTCAAATTATCGGTGTTGAACTTCAAGAACGGTTGGCCGACATGGCACAACGGTCAATTGAATTAAATGACTTAACCGACCAGGTGACAATGCTCAATATGGATTTGAAAGACGTTAACACTAAGATTCATAAGGACAGCGTCGATATTGTGACCTGTAATCCACCATATTTTAAGGTTGAACCCAATAGTCAAAAAAATCCCAATCAACATCTGGCACTGGCGCGGCATGAGATTGCAACGGACTTACGCACTGTGGTTCAAACCATGAGTGGCCTGTTAAAGATGAATGGTAAAGGGTATTTAGTCCACCGTCCCGAACGGTTCTTAGAAATCTGTGACGAACTACGCGCCGCACGCATGGAACCCAAACGCGTCCGGTTTGTTTATCCCAAAGCAGGCAAAGAAGCGAATATGGTGTTAATTGAAGCGGTCAAAGATGGTAAAAAAGGGGGCTTACGAATGCTTCCGGAACTGACGATTTATGACCAAGACAGCCACTATACACCAGAGATGCGCACGAAGTTATTCATGGCTGACAATGACTGA
- a CDS encoding YhgE/Pip domain-containing protein, giving the protein MRKTFELFRLDWRRILKSPIALLLIIALIIIPSLYAWFNIWALWDPYSKTQDLKVAVYSADQSVVIADKKVEIGAELISQLKKNDKLGWQFTSSKKELDDGVKTGKYYAGIYVPKNFSKDLVSFVDGKIQKPKIVYSSNDKINAIAPKITSAGATTLQSTISEEFVSTVGKTLMSTLNKAGIDLDTNLPVINRFSSLILKTGQQIPEINQYAEQVLNLQKKLPEMALKLTQANEFAAFLPQANAMAQKVVGINQYLPQVEAAGQLATKVQAKIPEIQSAGKQVATLDSDFDGIANTLTNGINEAQTGLDVLNKTQKVLPDLMTFSQTAQGVAGQLQSDLIPKLQAALPVIQKTVDQGLAITNQLATNISTNLTAVNSLLSQLKEDPNNAELKQALKEALQNLYDHTATLQTHATQLATTLQNLQDSYNQSAVANGQPESHALDTPIKHLNTLATQLGVFKGQVDDLLAHYDDLSIDDLQTKINGLIQYADQVEDSVAKIQAAHIGDSVKNMLDRFSTLIASGNAVLTQLNGEVLPKLPALLFNTQKTLQQAIDYLQKYAQQLPALKQEIHDANTLLNGNMGTIISGLNTASDVYQNDYPLLKNKLQLATSFINNDLPGIENDLTTTLNMANEKFPLVKTALNDATNLINNDWPFLRSGIQKGAEAIRKQQKTVDLKDLIKLLRRDATKESNFLAKPVELKEKHVYPIKTYGSASAPFYTALCLWVGALLLSNIVLTNFALDDKQKNQYTKKQQFIARWLTYIVIGVAQAVIVTLGNIFLLKAYIVDKLPLILLAVFLSMVFMTIVYVLAAMFGNVGKGIAMIVLVLSISGGGGNFPVVLSDQFFQFINPILPFTYGVNLLREPTGGIYAPNLWHNFIILALFAVVFFLIGLFLKDRINPFFEKLHKEATKSKIIH; this is encoded by the coding sequence ATGCGAAAAACCTTCGAACTCTTTCGACTTGATTGGCGTCGAATCTTAAAAAGCCCGATCGCTCTTCTATTAATTATTGCCCTCATTATCATTCCATCGCTCTACGCGTGGTTTAATATCTGGGCGTTATGGGACCCTTATAGTAAAACGCAAGACTTAAAAGTCGCTGTTTACTCAGCCGATCAAAGTGTTGTCATTGCTGACAAAAAAGTCGAGATTGGCGCCGAACTAATTAGCCAATTAAAGAAAAACGACAAATTAGGCTGGCAATTTACTTCGAGCAAAAAAGAATTAGATGACGGCGTAAAAACGGGGAAATACTACGCCGGAATTTACGTGCCCAAAAACTTCTCAAAGGATCTCGTTAGTTTCGTCGATGGCAAGATTCAAAAGCCAAAGATAGTCTACTCATCTAATGATAAGATTAACGCGATTGCGCCTAAAATTACCAGTGCGGGTGCAACTACGCTTCAGTCCACCATTTCAGAAGAATTCGTCTCAACCGTTGGTAAAACATTGATGAGTACCCTAAACAAGGCCGGGATTGATCTCGATACAAATCTCCCCGTCATTAATCGTTTCTCGAGCCTCATTCTCAAAACAGGCCAACAAATTCCAGAAATTAACCAATACGCAGAACAAGTGCTTAATCTACAAAAGAAACTACCGGAAATGGCATTAAAGCTTACCCAAGCCAACGAGTTCGCGGCCTTTTTACCACAAGCAAATGCCATGGCGCAAAAAGTAGTCGGCATCAATCAATACTTACCACAAGTTGAAGCAGCCGGTCAGCTCGCAACGAAAGTTCAGGCTAAGATTCCAGAAATCCAAAGTGCTGGCAAACAAGTTGCCACACTCGATTCTGATTTCGATGGCATCGCCAATACTTTAACGAACGGCATTAACGAAGCTCAAACTGGTTTAGATGTGTTAAACAAAACACAAAAAGTCTTACCGGACTTAATGACTTTTAGCCAAACGGCCCAAGGTGTCGCGGGTCAATTACAATCAGACTTAATCCCTAAACTCCAAGCTGCTTTACCGGTCATTCAAAAAACGGTGGATCAAGGGTTAGCCATTACCAATCAATTGGCAACTAACATTTCAACTAATTTAACGGCCGTCAATAGTTTGCTGAGTCAACTCAAAGAGGATCCCAATAATGCTGAACTCAAGCAAGCGCTCAAAGAAGCGCTCCAGAACTTATATGATCACACCGCTACCTTGCAAACCCATGCGACTCAACTTGCGACAACCCTCCAAAACTTGCAAGACAGCTACAATCAGTCAGCAGTGGCGAATGGTCAACCGGAATCACATGCACTTGATACACCGATTAAACATTTAAATACGTTGGCGACCCAACTCGGCGTTTTTAAAGGCCAAGTTGATGACCTTCTCGCCCATTACGATGATTTATCAATTGACGATTTGCAAACCAAGATTAATGGTTTGATTCAATACGCCGACCAAGTCGAAGACAGCGTCGCTAAGATTCAAGCGGCCCATATCGGTGACAGCGTCAAAAATATGCTCGACCGCTTTTCAACATTAATTGCTAGCGGTAACGCCGTCTTAACACAGCTTAACGGCGAAGTTTTACCGAAACTCCCCGCACTCTTATTCAACACACAAAAGACGCTCCAACAAGCCATCGACTATCTGCAAAAATATGCTCAGCAGTTACCAGCGTTGAAACAAGAAATTCATGACGCGAATACATTATTAAATGGCAATATGGGCACGATTATCTCTGGATTAAACACCGCTTCTGACGTTTACCAGAATGATTACCCACTACTCAAAAATAAACTGCAACTGGCAACCAGTTTCATCAACAATGACTTACCAGGCATCGAAAACGACTTAACAACGACGCTCAACATGGCCAACGAGAAATTCCCACTCGTTAAAACCGCCTTAAATGATGCGACCAACCTCATCAACAATGATTGGCCATTCTTACGTAGCGGGATCCAAAAAGGCGCTGAGGCGATTCGCAAACAACAAAAGACGGTCGATCTCAAAGATCTGATTAAATTACTTCGCCGCGATGCAACTAAGGAAAGTAATTTCTTAGCCAAACCGGTTGAACTGAAAGAAAAACACGTCTACCCGATTAAGACCTATGGCTCAGCAAGTGCGCCGTTCTACACAGCCCTTTGTCTCTGGGTTGGTGCACTTCTTTTGAGTAACATCGTCTTAACCAACTTCGCGTTAGACGACAAACAAAAGAATCAGTACACTAAGAAACAGCAATTTATTGCTCGCTGGCTAACCTACATCGTCATTGGTGTCGCCCAAGCCGTGATTGTGACGCTTGGTAATATTTTCTTATTGAAGGCCTACATCGTTGATAAACTACCGCTAATCTTATTAGCCGTCTTCCTGAGCATGGTCTTCATGACAATTGTTTACGTTCTCGCCGCGATGTTCGGGAACGTTGGTAAAGGAATTGCGATGATTGTCTTGGTGCTTTCCATCTCTGGCGGTGGCGGGAACTTCCCAGTTGTCCTCTCCGATCAATTCTTCCAGTTTATTAACCCCATTTTACCGTTCACATACGGGGTCAACCTCTTACGCGAACCAACTGGTGGGATTTACGCACCGAACCTCTGGCATAACTTTATCATCCTAGCGCTCTTTGCGGTTGTTTTCTTCCTAATTGGCCTCTTCCTGAAAGATCGAATCAATCCATTCTTTGAAAAACTCCACAAAGAAGCGACGAAGAGTAAAATTATTCATTAA
- a CDS encoding GIY-YIG nuclease family protein: MTEKAYYFYVLVCADHSFYGGFTTDVTKRVATHNAGKGAKYTKLRRPVRLLYFETFSDKSAALKAEYAFKHQPRRKKEQYLMEHGISRTQF; encoded by the coding sequence ATGACTGAGAAGGCTTATTATTTTTACGTATTAGTCTGCGCCGATCATAGTTTTTATGGGGGGTTCACGACCGACGTTACCAAACGCGTTGCCACGCACAATGCTGGCAAAGGTGCGAAGTACACAAAATTGCGCCGACCAGTGCGGTTATTATATTTTGAAACGTTTAGTGATAAATCGGCGGCGCTTAAAGCAGAGTATGCGTTCAAACATCAACCCCGCCGCAAAAAAGAACAATATTTAATGGAACATGGCATTTCAAGAACTCAATTTTAG